From a single Planctellipticum variicoloris genomic region:
- a CDS encoding DUF1549 domain-containing protein, with protein MPTLPRPKQFGLPLLVVLGVLGLVGWSGRPPKTLPLPEQPIADDSFATSLAAVDRALTDRWEREGLIPAQPADDLTVLRRLSLTLHGTVPSLETIRQFEADDQPHRIDRWTGRMLQDPRFGDYFAERFSRVLAGAENGQFVLFRRDRFNAWLSKQFLENRPWDEMTRELIAGRGLWTDTPATNFTTSAADEGNLDSNKLAGRTVRAFLGQRIDCAQCHNHPFAEWKQQQFEGLAACFSSAQVTVRGIQDNPNKKFEVEDRMTLAKREVSPAVPFAQEWWPAEGTSRERLAAWVTHPDNKRFERAIANRIWGLALGRPWISPVDDLPDPPETAEEQDVLDILGRDFREHGYDLHRLIRLVTASRTFRLSSSHPAWDEGEAGETLESNWAVFPLSRLRPEQMIGSMLQASAIKTTDQNSHLFLRIIRYARERDFVRDYGDLGDEELKERSGTVPQALLRMNGEFSKEMSELSPVSASGRIAVMAPTDEAAIEISFLTCLTRRPTAEERDHFLSQLAPLQGDARGPVIQDLYWTLFNAAEFCWLH; from the coding sequence ATGCCGACTTTACCACGCCCGAAACAGTTTGGACTGCCGCTCCTGGTGGTGCTCGGCGTGCTGGGACTGGTGGGCTGGTCCGGACGCCCCCCGAAAACGCTGCCGTTGCCCGAACAGCCGATTGCAGACGATTCGTTTGCCACGTCGCTGGCGGCGGTCGACCGCGCCCTGACCGACCGCTGGGAACGGGAGGGACTCATTCCCGCCCAACCCGCAGACGATCTGACCGTACTCCGTCGGTTAAGCCTGACCCTGCACGGCACCGTCCCGTCGCTGGAAACGATCCGGCAGTTCGAGGCCGACGACCAGCCGCACCGGATTGATCGCTGGACCGGGCGGATGCTGCAGGATCCGCGGTTTGGCGACTACTTTGCCGAGCGGTTCTCGCGGGTGCTGGCCGGCGCCGAGAACGGGCAGTTCGTCCTGTTCCGCCGGGACCGTTTCAACGCGTGGCTCTCGAAGCAGTTTCTGGAGAATCGCCCCTGGGATGAGATGACCCGCGAGCTGATCGCCGGCCGAGGTCTCTGGACCGACACCCCCGCCACAAACTTCACCACATCCGCAGCGGACGAAGGAAATCTCGACTCGAACAAGCTCGCCGGACGGACGGTTCGTGCGTTTCTGGGACAGCGGATTGACTGCGCTCAGTGCCACAACCACCCCTTCGCCGAGTGGAAGCAGCAGCAGTTCGAGGGACTCGCCGCCTGTTTTTCCTCCGCGCAAGTCACCGTGCGAGGGATTCAGGACAATCCGAACAAGAAGTTCGAAGTCGAAGACCGGATGACGCTCGCAAAACGAGAAGTTTCCCCCGCGGTCCCGTTTGCGCAGGAGTGGTGGCCGGCAGAAGGAACGTCTCGGGAACGGCTCGCCGCATGGGTCACGCACCCCGACAACAAACGTTTTGAGCGGGCCATCGCCAATCGCATCTGGGGTCTCGCGCTGGGCCGCCCGTGGATCAGCCCGGTGGACGACCTGCCGGATCCGCCGGAAACGGCCGAGGAGCAGGACGTCCTCGACATCCTGGGCCGGGACTTCCGGGAGCACGGTTACGATCTGCATCGGCTGATCCGCCTGGTGACGGCGTCCCGGACATTCCGACTTTCCTCGTCGCATCCGGCCTGGGATGAAGGCGAAGCAGGCGAGACCCTCGAATCCAACTGGGCGGTCTTTCCGCTCTCCCGGCTCCGTCCGGAACAGATGATCGGCTCGATGCTCCAGGCCTCCGCGATTAAGACGACCGACCAGAACTCGCACCTGTTCCTGAGAATCATTCGATATGCCCGCGAACGGGATTTCGTCCGCGACTACGGCGACCTGGGAGACGAAGAGCTCAAGGAACGGTCCGGGACCGTCCCGCAGGCGCTGCTGCGGATGAACGGGGAATTCTCGAAGGAAATGAGCGAACTCAGCCCGGTAAGCGCCTCCGGACGAATTGCCGTGATGGCGCCGACCGACGAAGCGGCCATCGAAATCAGTTTCCTGACCTGCCTGACCCGGCGACCAACAGCCGAAGAACGCGATCACTTCTTATCGCAACTGGCGCCCCTTCAGGGCGATGCCCGCGGACCGGTGATCCAGGATCTCTACTGGACCCTGTTCAACGCGGCCGAGTTCTGCTGGTTGCACTGA